The DNA region GATTTAATCGCCCGATAGGCAGTCCCCTCTGAAACCTTCAAATTACGTGCGATAGACCTAACCGAAATTTTGGAATCAATGGGGAGGTTTTGAATATATTGTATGATTTGTTCGTGTTTAGTTGCCATTGGCTTTGCTCCTCCGTTTAAAATCTGACCCATTCGGTTTTACGCGTCACCATCCTTTTGTTCAGATGACGCTTGGTCTGGGGCAGGTTGAATTGCTGAATCTTCTTTTATATTTTTATTTTCATTTATTTCTTCATTCTCTGATAATAATGTGTTGGATTTGTAGGCCAGGGTTCCCGCTTCTTTATCTTGATGATCATATAAATTCAAGCGGATATTTTCAAAGGCCAACTGAGACAAATCACTCACTGTAATCCCCAGCAAGCGAATCCCCTGACTGACATCCCCGTAAGTTTGCCATAAGTCCAAGGCGTAAAAGTATATATCTTGACTATTTGAAATCGCGTCAACAAGCGACGTCTGCCGTGTAACCGTCTCAAAATCCGCATTCCGAAACTTCAAGGTCACCACTTTTCCGTGCATGTCCCTTTTACCCAGAGCATCAGACACTGAATTGGCTAGCTTACGCAAGGTTTCTTCCACCTCATTATCATGGTAAAGGAAAGGATAAAAGGTCCTCTCCTTCCCAATCGATTTACGGATGCGGGTGACTTTAACCGGCCGGTCGTCAACTCCGCGGACCCGTTCATACAAGGCTAGCCCCGCTTTGCCGAAATATCGAATGCATTCATCTTGGGATAACTTCTTCAAGTCTGCACCCGTATAAATATCTAATTCATGCATTTTTTCAGCTGACCTTGTCCCAACTCCATAAAAATCTTCAATCGGTAATTGCTCCAAAAAGGGAATCGCTCGTTTAGGGGTAATCACCGTCATACCAAATGGTTTTTGGTAGTCAGATGCCAACTTGGCAATGAATTTATTATAAGAAACCCCAATCGAACAAGTTAAATTCAATTCCTTATAAATGGTTTCTTGAATTTCCTTGGCCACATCCATGGCATAAGGAATCCCCTTCTTATTATCCGTCACATCTAAAAAGGCCTCATCTATAGAAAGGGGTTCGATAATATCCGTATACCGCTTGAAAATTTCTCGTACTTGTTCTGAAACTTCGCGGTATAAAGCATAGTTACCCGACACAAAAATCCCTTGCGGACATAAGCGGTAAGCTTCAGCTGCAGACATGGCTGAATGGACACCATATTTACGTGCTTCATAAGAAGCCGTTGATACTACACCCTTACCCGAATTCTCTTTTGGATGGCGGGCGATGATCACCGGTTTTCCCCGATAAGCAGGATTATCCCTTTGTTCAACAGAGGCGAAGAAAGCATCCATATCGACATGTAATATTTTCCTAGATCCATCAATTTTTGGATCATCAAATGATAATATCCCAATCGTGCGCATGACACTTACCCCCTTTTAAACACTGGGTTACTTGTGATGATTAATCTTGGTCGACAAAGATATTCACAGTCGCCTTAGGATTCAATACAATTGATTCCCCTTTACGCGAAATCGTAAATGATTTGTCAAAAGCTTCAATTTCATCAATCGCATATTTTTTATCTAGTTTAATATCTAACTTATCTAGGTAATTTAATAAATCTTTATCGTCTGTTACACGTTGGATTTTAAACTTATCACCAACCGCTAAATCAGCTAAAGGCATCGTAGCTTCTTTAGCCATCACGCCATCTTTATCAGGAATAGCCCCACCGTGCGGACAGTATACAGGTTTACCTAAGAATTCATCTAATTGGTCAATGAAGAACTCTGTCCCAGTATGTTCTAACTGTTCAGCTTCCTCATGAACTTGATCCCAGTTGTAACCTAATTTTTCATATAAGAACATTTCCCATAAACGGTGACGTCGTACTAAAGAAGCACCCATTTTAGTCCCTTCCTCAGTTAATTGGACACCTTGGTAAGGAATGTAAGTGACCCAACCCTCTTCTTGTAATTTTGAAATCATCTCAGTTACAGAGGCTGCGGAAATATTTAAGGCTTCGCTAATTGCTTTGTTGCCTACACGGTCCATTTTGCCACCGAATTCAAAAATGACTTTCATATAATCTTCTCTACTTTTAGACATGGTTAATCACCTTTCTTTAATGCTTACGCCAATTAGTACTATTATACCTTATTTTTAGGTGTTTTTGGAAATTACCTACTTTGTATTTATAGATATACCTAAAAAAAATGTTATTTTCTTAACGATGACTCTTAAGAAAATAAGCAATAAATAAATCTAGCACAATCAAAAAGAGCATGACACATTGTCATACCCTTCTCAATCTTTCATTTCTGAAATCATGCTATTTTAACAAGTCGTCGATATTCATTTCATCTAACGGATGAACGTCATATACTGTCGCCTGTAATTTTGCATAATCTAAATAGTCATTCGCGTGTAACTTCTTAATTTCCTGAATACGGGCACTAAATTTCTTTGGTGCCTGACGTTTCCACGCAAAATCTTTAAAATATTCTTCAATGTCTTGCCATTCTATCCCATTATATCCTTGTTTTTTAATACTTTGAGATTTTGAAAGAAACCATGGACGAAGACACAGGAATTCAAAGTTCGAAACTTTCATAATGGCCTCCGTAACGAAAGGTTCAATCATTCTGAATCAAGCAGTTGCTGTGACTAGATTTGATCGTCCTCTTGTTGGTCGCCTGCTTCTATATCTTCAATGACTACATCATTTTCGCGTGCTTCTTCTTCAGCAGCATCGCTCATGATGTCGTTAGCCATTTCAGTATTCATTGGGTCAGCTTTTTGCGTACGCGCAATTGCACGACGGTCAAATACTAAGTAGACACCTTCACAGTCTAAAGTGATCGTATTTTTAGTTTCATCGATTTCAGCAATGACACCGTGTAAACCACCGATTGTTACTGCAGAATCGCCAACTGCCATTGCAGCCATCATTTGTTGCGTTTCTTTTTGTCGTTTTTGTTGCGGTCTAATTAACATGAAGTACATTAAAGCCACTAAAACAACTATATATAATACTGTTCCCATTAAAAGAATTACCTCCTGTTTGATTATTTGTTCACAAATGAACCGTTAATTTTTTCATCATTAGCATAATCGTACCATAAAGTACCCATAAATTACATAGGTTAACCCTTGTAAGCCGAAAGATTTAGCAAGACCTAGCCTAGCTCTTTTTCAAAAAGAAAAGGTCTTGACCTAAAAGGCGGTTTTTTGAACCTTACCGTAATATTGCAAGAAGAATTCGTCTCTAAAGTCCAATAGACGGTCTTCGCGAATGGCATCTTTAATTTGCTCCATCAAATTGATTAAGAAATGCAAGTTGTGGATTGACGTTAACCGTAGTGCAAATGTTTCGTTAGCTTTCAATAGGTGACGGATGTAAGCACGTGTATAGTTACGGCAAGTGTAGCAGTCACAATTTGGATCTAATGGCGTAAAGTCGCGTGCATATTGCGCATTTTTGATGACTACACGCCCTTGACTGGTCATGGTAGTCCCGTTACGTGCAATACGTGTTGGCAATACACAATCAAACATATCGATACCACGGATAACCCCTTCAATCAAGGCATCCGGACTGCCGACACCCATTAGGTAACGCGGTTTGTCTTCAGGCATGACAGGTGTTAGGTAATCTAAAACCTTGTACATATCTTCTTTCGATTCACCTACTGATAAACCACCGATAGAGTAACCTGGGAAGTCCAAACCGATCATATCTTTGGCGTGTTGTAGACGTAAGTCTTTATAGCCAGCACCTTGTAAAATCCCAAATAATGCTTGGTCATTTGGTCGTTGGTGGGCGTTTAAACCACGTTCAGCCCAACGTGTTGTACGGTGAATCGATTTTTCAACGTAGTTGTGGTCGTGGTTGAAGTCTGGACATTCGTCAAATGACATAATGATGTCCGCACCCAAGTTGTTTTCGATATGGATGGCTTTTTCTGGTGATAAGAATAATTTCTTACCGTCTAAATGAGACTTGAAGGTGACCCCTTCTTCCTCAATTTTTCTAGAATCAGCCAGCGAGAATACTTGGAACCCACCTGAATCGGTTAGAATTGGTTTGTCCCAGTTCATGAATTGATGTAAGCCACCTGCTTCTTTGACTAGGTCATCACCTGGACGTAACCATAAATGATAGGTGTTAGACAGAATGATTTGGGCATTCATATCCGTTAACTCTTCAGGAGACACAGCCTTTACGGATGCTTGCGTACCAACAGGCATAAATACCGGTGTTTCAATCGTACCATGAGGGGTTTCCACTTGGCCTAAACGTGCACCCGTATGCTTTTCTTTTTTATGTAATGTATATTTTAATGCACTACTCGTCATTAGAATTCCTTTCTTTCTACCACACATGCTACTTTTTGAATCAAAATAATTGATGTGTGTACGACTAGATTTCTACCTAGTCCAACATATTGACAACCAAACAATGTTAACATGCATCCGGCCTGCAAGCAAGGGCTACAGGTTAGTCCATAGGCATTTCTAGCTATTTTCTAATTTAAGCCAGATAGGATATTTTCGATATCGTTTTTGATTTGTCCTTCAACTTCCATAATATCAGAAGCTTTATATTGGCACTCAACCGCAACAGGGATTACTTGGTCTACCTCTTTTAAGACAGCAACAATGTCCACGTCCCCTACCGATAAGCCTGCTAGACTAGTATTGGTCGCTTGTTCCACTTGTTTTAGATGGACATAATGGACAAATGGTAAGACTTTTTTCACCGCTGCTACTGGATCTTCATCGTAGTATAAGAAATTACCCACATCGAAGCACATGCCCACTTTATCGTTAGCATTTTCTTTTAGAAAGGCTTTAAAATAGTCGCTAGCGCCTGTTGCTTGCGTGTTGTCATTTTCCAAGGTTAGGGAAATGCCGAAACGGTCAATTAAGTTGTTGACCAAAGTCATATCTGTAGCCACTGTTTCTTGGTTGTAGGCACCTAAGTTGACCTTCAATTGTATAGCACCAACCGCTTGGGCTAATTCAAAGTAGTTTTCTAATTCAGAATTTAATAGGCCCTCTTCAAATAAAGGTGCTGGCACAGAAAGGAAAACAGTTAAGCCCGCTTCTTGGTTTGCAGCTTTTAGGTCCACCAATTCTTGGTCTGAACCGTCAAAGTATTCACTTCTCAATTCAATATAGTCAAAACCTAACCCTTTAACAGAATCAATCATATCTAATTGGCCAAAACTTTCTTGTGCCATCAAGTCACCATAAGCAATTGTATTTAAAACCCAGTTCATTATTGATACATCCTCTCTGATTTAAAAATCGGATAAACTAAAAGGGGCTGTCTCACAGCCCCTTTTGTATGCTAAGAAAGTCGTGATATCAGGTTCCCATAGTCGGAATTGTCCGACACTTCACAAAATACGCTAAACACTTGCAGTGTTTATTCGCCTTTTGTTCTAGTTTATGGGCGAGTTAGTGCTTTAGCATTTACTCACCTAAATGCGTTAGAGGCGGTTAATGCTAAGCGACTATTGTCACACCTACCTTTTAGCTACTGGTTTGTCCAGTATTTCTCTTAATAATATACCACGTTTTAGGTCATTCTGATTAGATAAAGCTAATATTTCGCGTGGATTTCCTGATTTTTTCTTGCTTTCAGTCGTCACACGTAAATCTTTACTCGGATCTTCCATTTCCTTAAACAATTGGTCTAACTCTCTATCCAAGCGGTCCGCTTCACGGTCATACATTTCATCCATTTGTTGCAATGCTTTCTTTAATTCAAGGTCATTGGCAGCCATTTCTTGATCAAAATAATCACCATTCGACATTGCAGTTTCAGATACAGAACCTTCGTTAGAGCGACTACCTTCTGCAGAATAGCCACGACCGTCAGCATATACATCTGACTCATCCCAACCCGTTCCTTCACCATCAAGCGCGGTACTTTGACCGCTCTCAGCTTGGTTTAAGGTTGCATGTTGGTTTTGACGCTTCTGTGCCCGCATAGCCTGGTTTTGTTTAGCATACTGCTGACCACGATTTTGTTGATTTGCATTTCTTCTTTGATCTTGTTGCTTTGTAACTTGAATTTTTTCAGCCTTCACTTCTTCAAAAGACTTTTGCGCATCCGCATCTACTTCATCTAAATACTCTTGAGCTTTA from Aerococcus urinaeequi includes:
- the dinB gene encoding DNA polymerase IV; translated protein: MRTIGILSFDDPKIDGSRKILHVDMDAFFASVEQRDNPAYRGKPVIIARHPKENSGKGVVSTASYEARKYGVHSAMSAAEAYRLCPQGIFVSGNYALYREVSEQVREIFKRYTDIIEPLSIDEAFLDVTDNKKGIPYAMDVAKEIQETIYKELNLTCSIGVSYNKFIAKLASDYQKPFGMTVITPKRAIPFLEQLPIEDFYGVGTRSAEKMHELDIYTGADLKKLSQDECIRYFGKAGLALYERVRGVDDRPVKVTRIRKSIGKERTFYPFLYHDNEVEETLRKLANSVSDALGKRDMHGKVVTLKFRNADFETVTRQTSLVDAISNSQDIYFYALDLWQTYGDVSQGIRLLGITVSDLSQLAFENIRLNLYDHQDKEAGTLAYKSNTLLSENEEINENKNIKEDSAIQPAPDQASSEQKDGDA
- a CDS encoding post-transcriptional regulator, translated to MKVSNFEFLCLRPWFLSKSQSIKKQGYNGIEWQDIEEYFKDFAWKRQAPKKFSARIQEIKKLHANDYLDYAKLQATVYDVHPLDEMNIDDLLK
- the tgt gene encoding tRNA guanosine(34) transglycosylase Tgt is translated as MTSSALKYTLHKKEKHTGARLGQVETPHGTIETPVFMPVGTQASVKAVSPEELTDMNAQIILSNTYHLWLRPGDDLVKEAGGLHQFMNWDKPILTDSGGFQVFSLADSRKIEEEGVTFKSHLDGKKLFLSPEKAIHIENNLGADIIMSFDECPDFNHDHNYVEKSIHRTTRWAERGLNAHQRPNDQALFGILQGAGYKDLRLQHAKDMIGLDFPGYSIGGLSVGESKEDMYKVLDYLTPVMPEDKPRYLMGVGSPDALIEGVIRGIDMFDCVLPTRIARNGTTMTSQGRVVIKNAQYARDFTPLDPNCDCYTCRNYTRAYIRHLLKANETFALRLTSIHNLHFLINLMEQIKDAIREDRLLDFRDEFFLQYYGKVQKTAF
- a CDS encoding metal-dependent transcriptional regulator — protein: MSKSREDYMKVIFEFGGKMDRVGNKAISEALNISAASVTEMISKLQEEGWVTYIPYQGVQLTEEGTKMGASLVRRHRLWEMFLYEKLGYNWDQVHEEAEQLEHTGTEFFIDQLDEFLGKPVYCPHGGAIPDKDGVMAKEATMPLADLAVGDKFKIQRVTDDKDLLNYLDKLDIKLDKKYAIDEIEAFDKSFTISRKGESIVLNPKATVNIFVDQD
- a CDS encoding sugar phosphate isomerase/epimerase family protein, producing the protein MNWVLNTIAYGDLMAQESFGQLDMIDSVKGLGFDYIELRSEYFDGSDQELVDLKAANQEAGLTVFLSVPAPLFEEGLLNSELENYFELAQAVGAIQLKVNLGAYNQETVATDMTLVNNLIDRFGISLTLENDNTQATGASDYFKAFLKENANDKVGMCFDVGNFLYYDEDPVAAVKKVLPFVHYVHLKQVEQATNTSLAGLSVGDVDIVAVLKEVDQVIPVAVECQYKASDIMEVEGQIKNDIENILSGLN
- the yajC gene encoding preprotein translocase subunit YajC; translation: MGTVLYIVVLVALMYFMLIRPQQKRQKETQQMMAAMAVGDSAVTIGGLHGVIAEIDETKNTITLDCEGVYLVFDRRAIARTQKADPMNTEMANDIMSDAAEEEARENDVVIEDIEAGDQQEDDQI